From Zea mays cultivar B73 chromosome 3, Zm-B73-REFERENCE-NAM-5.0, whole genome shotgun sequence:
ttagccgagtctccatcggctctagcattatagGAATTaaacccttcttatctatacttatgaactgataatcagaaaaatctactcctgtgagacatgtagcagtctcataagtccagagtacaggggcatcagcCACGGCGATACAGGCCGATACATTAGCATGTACTTGTTCATCATCACCTACacattgtattaacatttgatgtaatatagaaggtatacattgattggcatgaatccaatctctgcctaggattaaactataATTtcattctacatcagcgacgaacaaTGCAGcaacaagggtcttagtcccgatggttaattcaacggacgtgactcccctggctttgatcgaactatcagttccaacaccgctaagggtcatgttggtcttgacaagttcgtcatcttgtttacctaattttctgtataatgaataaggcattagatttacattcGCCCCTCCATCTaacaacattttagcaatcggtatcccatcaatgtgactgtgcacgaagagcggctttaaatgatttaccgattcctttggtttagtaaaggcggcttctttaggaccaaaatcaaactgggcaacaataggttcatcgtcgccgacaatagtacattcggcagaaaatgtaataacatttacatccatacctgagcgctctggagaagcttcgtagtggaccaggtcttctcccagtaggtcgtcctcttccattgatgttggcatgtcgttggaggcttcctggtgtggtgcggacggtccggactccgGGGGTGGACGGTCCACAcctggtgcagattgtccggCCTTGTTGGCCAGgctatctgccatacctgcagggtgctgcacaagtggtattttattttctatttttgtggctgtttgtttttcctcaacggcctttggtctccatttcttttgcggtggcgggtactgtggatgtgtgtcattgaatatcttttccgcctccttctcctggctctccttcgctcttaggcgctgtaatttccgcttttgggatcgtgtcaatcccgctgggcaccatcgaggcatggagtattttggatcggctgttttgatggtagccgtatcttgTTTTTTAGTTGTGTTggtcgattcaccaaaaatcatcggccctttattatcttcctgtatgacaacatctgcagtatctattttgatgatgtccttttttgttgttctttcggTCACTGTAGGTATATGCCCCCCTGCCAGATTGGTCGGCCTTTGAGGCCGAGTACTCCAGcactcttgttgggcctgtgcctgatgaccggattgagcggcgctcaatcagtcttgtactggaggtgccaacctatcgaatacagatgtttggggtgccccccaagcggggtactgtggcatcccaaatggatatggtggcatgccccacatttgatttgggacatatggtggaggtaaatatgtgtatggatatggcataggtggataagggggtggaggtgtccttgtaggtatgttaggtctcacttgtacagtatgacctttcatttctttcgattagtggggtggtccaatcggcctgacctgacgttattcatgaatgggtgagcggggtcgctttgctggccggtcactggggccggcctttttTTTCACGtacttagacaataattgatcgaagGTCAGGCCGGTTttgaccaaccgaccagctgccttgaatgtatttgttttccacgtacctatctctagtcatcgtggtttgaaggtacgtggccgTTGCGAGTCTTGagtggggccggaccgtccgctggaattctccggaccgtccgcgcatgtgtgtcggaccgtccgggatgcgcagcacgggttctTGCTCCTTGGTCCATGCCTGCCCTCCAGTGCCGGAGGTCGTGATGGTCACCTTAAGAgtttcccctccatcgggagtcttctctgccaccactttcctgcaagaaattttatgattCTCATCGGCCTCTCTTGCATTGCCGATGACTAATTCctcgcctttgcctttatcggctgtgtttggccgaaccaggactttcttgccctcgaagtcgatcatgttcattggaaatggctctgtatccacctgcatttcctgaaatttcaatcgtccctcgttaatggccgattgaatctatcaacggaatacattacaatcattagtggcatgagaaaatgagttatgccacttgcagtatgcccgacgttttagctcgtcggcggatggaacagtgtgatttattttaatgttgccatttttgagtaattcatcaaatattttatcacatttaccaacattaaatgtaaacttaactttCTCTTGCCGTTTCTTCTGAACCGGCtccaaggaggaacaagccgaagatttggtctgcttaggccaaaccatttcagcagtataaacttctgttgattcgtcatccgagctactttggtcgcattctactatatggacattgtgaTGAATGGTTttggcagtttctttgcttcggctttcacaggccaaagctctctggtgtaactgtgctagtgtgaaaaattggatgccttctaatattTCTTTTAATTAATAttgcagaccattaaaggctaatcctgccagctgtttttctgctaaatgaatttggaagcatcggtttcttgtatctcggaatctccggatgtaatcattaaccgattcacctTTCGCTTGTCGCaaggacactaaatctaccaaatctaactcatagtcaccagagaaaaagtggtcatgaaatttttgttctaaatccccccatgacaaaatagaattagaggtaaagtggcgtaccatgcaaacgcggttcatgttaaagataatgaaaataaacgcacgtgAAATGCTTCTATGTCGGCCAATTCCCCTAACTGTGCtaaaaactggcctatgtgttcgtgcgtgttttttccttggtcacccgaaaattttacGAATTCGGGTATCATGGTTCCCTGTGggcatgggtggtgatcaaatcgcctgtcataaggtttccgatatgattgccccccatggaccatgcttactccgagcttatctcagaACGTCCCAGCTATTTCCTCTCTTACTATATCagtggcagccggtgcaagaccaccggctctctagtcaaacataggtggggttggctggaaattagcgtgttgtcttccccccactggttatgtggtgcattgccacttgccctatatggttcataggtttgatcgttcctttccggcctactaggtggggccggaaagctttcctaggctctggatcttgaattaatgggctgatgcattgcatagtgtgatgggaagggttgctgggacgggtgaggattcaggtaacaatcctcctcaaaaaggtcatgtgtGCGGACTATCCGGACATTGGCCTGGActgtccgtgattatatgcggaccgtccatcgttgtatgcggacggtccgactaGGTAGTTCAGATTCTGTgccatatgtggtggctcgggtgcatgtctgggtaactcattaaaaatgggcccgactGTGGCTGGCTCGGACGGTTTGCGATCACGGGCGaacggtccggacatgtgtagatcggctgatttactgccgatttgcgtttgctcagggtacgtgtccatcggcatcccataaaggggttggtcgtgacaacctatagccgatgtattacgtgtgttacctcctaactcaacctcgtgcgaaggaaaatttgcaatgctagatttatcaaatgcacgtgctAGTATCCTATAGtcgttttgcataccccctatgatattttgcatttgttctcgctgctcatctacataattcttaagagattgcagctcgtttgtattacttacattggggatatctggtgtgggtcgaagcgaagccggatccgtcgcccgttgttggacgaccttgttgttcctgtccactttgaagttggccaagaactttgcttttgcctcctggatcagctgctccttgtgctcctcgaactggagctgttcgtcgaccggcaaggtttcccaagtcggctctataatgttgctgggggagacttcagaactatcccttgaaccggccattgagggccgatttgatatgtctagatgtgttttccccagcggagtcgccaaaaagtatgttgacacctttttagagcgccaaacactcaacacgaaccagcagcggtgctctctgcacaggggcggacggtccgcgcgtaggggccggacggtccgcggtctggtgcgaggctagggttcctgcctgacgaccggacggtccgcgccctggggccggatggtccgcgcgtgcgcaggggggcGGAAGAtcgtcggcggcgcctggatctcgctcccgggagggaccccgtcagggaggagagatcctaggagttgtctaggcccgGGCAGgctgacctagactcctctaatcgacgtagagttgaagagaagcgaagaatttggggatcggaaggctaaactagaactactcttaggaaataaatgcgaaatagaagtgttattgattcgattgatgattacaaatcggccgtatacctctctatattatagaggagggggctggaccctttacaaactaatttccgagttatttccgtgaatctagctaacaaccgtagcacaaaactcgaaaccctaaactgctctgcgcacgtGCGGtctgtccggcctcagggccggacagtccgcctgaTATAAACGGAGAAAATTTCTTATGCGACGGATAAAAATAATAGGGACAGGAGCATTCACTATTCCCGTTACCCACGGTGACTAGTTAAACTTATATGTGAGGATATTTTCGTATAAtaattaaaaataaaaataaacaattAGCTTGTCAAGAAATCActcagtatacaaatatatttattTTGATGTATATATATTGATTTTTTTATATCTAACAATGTTTTGTATTGATAACAAATGATATATATTCTATTATAATTTACACGAGGACGGAGATCCTGTCAGAGATTTATGTTCGTAGAGGAACGTGGATATGGAAGAAATATCCCCCATAATAGTTCGTGGTGGGAAGCTCCATGAGAAAATCTTTTTCATCATAAAAACGAGATAGAGAGCTATTCTACGACATGAAATTTCCCGTTGTCATTTCTACTTACGAGTGTGTGATCGCCTAACAGTATCTTTCTGTTTGGCCGACCAAATAATAAGCACActtctttttttttttgaaaaaatggCATCCATAACCAAATAAAGGCAGCCATATTTTAGCTAGGTCTCCTCCCACGTCCCTGCAAACACACAAAAACGAATTCCAGATCACTCCAGAACTCACCTTTTGCAAATACGGTGCGTCGTCGAAAATTAAAAAGGCTTCTTCCTCCCGGGCCGGGACGTGGAATCGATGCTTTCTTCTCCATGGGAAACTGAAGAAAGCGCGacaccacgccacgccacgccacaccACACCACACCACACCACACGAGGCGCTTTGTGACGAGGCAGCAGCGGAACAAACTCTTCCTCTGCACGCACGGCGGGCGGGCAAACGAAACCCATAACAGCTTAACAAGATGCACTTGCATCGCGTTGCATGCAGTGGCCAATCTTTCCTCTGGTGTTTCGCGGGCGGCCGGCGACTGGCGTGACGACGGAGGTGGAGGCCGGCCACCACTAACCGTACCCTCGGTTGCATTGCATGAGAGCTGCAGTGAAGAAGCTAGCCATCATCATGGCCCATGCATGCATGATTGCATGGGAGGGGTTGTCGTAATAATCCTGCTGACcatgggaggggaggggagggaacAAATAGAATGACACTTTGTTTGTAGTCGTCTTCCTCCTCTTTGTCATCTTGTGTTTCGTCGTCGTTGTATTTTTTTTTTCATCGCCGTCATCTCCTTCGTCAGCGATCGAGTTGCTGCTGCCTGCCTTGCTTCGCTTTTGCTTGTTTCCATTCACAAGTGAAAAACGTACTACTACGTTATGAAGAAAAAGGCTTTGTGTTACTAAAAGCACGCCTCGTATATATTTTTGTTTCCTTTCTTTTGGTTATATAATTCTATGGTTCCAAGGCAAGAGCATGCATGCGTCGACAAGAGAGAGAGAGCATATAATATGGCTAGCTAGCGGTTTTTGTATGGTGCCATGCCAAAGTCCAAACCAAAGACCTACACATACCAGCACAACTAAATCTCCAGATGAAGAATCCAAATCCACGTGCTGCACGGATCTAAATTGTTGCCCAATGACGCCTCCTGCTGGGTCTCACGGAAAAGAAAACAGGAGGAgctaggaggaggaggaggaggagaaggaAGGTGAAGAGCGGCACAGCAGGAAAAATCTCTTTAGTTGTAGCTCAGTTGAGCAAGACAGCAACAACAATTAGCAAAAGtgcaaaaagaaagaaagaaaaagccGCTTTAGTTGGCATCATGACTACACAGTGTTGTAGTACAGCTCATGATGAGCTCCGAAAGAAAGAAAGGAAGAAGAAGACGACTAGGACTAGCACTAGTGAACCATGCATGGATGTCCACCTCCATACGCTTGGTCTCACTTTCACGGCCATCtttacctcctcccaaagccagCCAGCCAGCCTCTCCAAGAGCGTGGTGCGTCCATTCATTTGTTAaagccaccaaaggtgttcagcagCTCAGCTCAGCACTATTCGTTCGTTCTCCGTATATATGGCGGTTGCTTCGATTCCTTTCACTCGTTGTTATCACTACTAAACTAGTGCGGGGTATAAAGCTCTCTCCCTCCGCGCTTCCGATCAGTTCACGACGACTCCAGGTCCAGGAGGGGCGCACTTGACTttcccctcctcctcctgcgAGCACCTTCCTCGCCTCGCTCTCATGGCCTCATCAGAGCCTATAGAGTGCCAGGTACCAATGTTCTCTCCTCTTCTCTCTTTAATCTCTTTCCCTGGACCCGATCGAGTTCCAGTTCTGGTACATGTTTGCAGAGCGCGCAATTGGTCTTCTTCTTCAGCTTGTCTGATTCCTGTTCCAGCGGTCCAGCCActgtttttattttcttcatcttcttcttctttctgtttgattcttcttcttctcagcgATCCGTCTGTGACTGTGTGTCCTGTTTTAATTCAGGTTGTGGCGCTGAGGGTGTCGATTCACTGCCAAGGATGCAAGAAGAAGGTGAAGAAGGTGCTCCAGAACATCAGCGGTACGCGTCGCACGCTCTTAGCTAGCGGGTCTTTCAGTTTACCACCCACACGTCgtagcttggcattgtccaaggccTTGCTTACACAGCTCCTTGCCTTCGATTGCAGCACCTACTCAGCACTAGTACATGCCTTTTTTTTTTTGCAAGCAATTGCCGGCCTCGTTCTTGTTTTTTTTCTAATCGGTAAAATAACGAAACAAAGTCGATGGCAAGTCTCTGGGACAGTTTGATCGGGTGAAGGTGCTGAGTTTGTGTTGTTTTTGATCCTGTTCAAGGCGTGTACCGATGCGAAATCGATGCCCGGAGCAACAAGGTCGTGGCGACGGTCTCGACGGAGCTCGACCCCTACATGCTGGTCGCCAAGCTGCGCAAGTCCGGCAAGCAGGCGGAGCTGTGGCCGGAGCAGCCGGTGCAGCAGCAGGAGCAGCCGGCACCAGTACCACCAGCTGAGAGCCAAAGGCAGGAGGAGCCCAAGAACAACCAGCCTGCGGAGCCGGGCCGACCCAGCGAACCTGCCGAGGAGCGCGGCGCCGCCGCCGACACGGCCGAGGCCGCCGCGGCGGAGCCGAGCAACCCGCTACCTTCGCCGCCGGAGCCCAAGCCGAGCGCCGGCGGAGGAGAGGCCCCGAATCCGGCGGCCCAGGACAGCAAAGAAAACGCCAGCGCCGACGACGTCGGCGGCGGCGACGATACGGCCGCGGCACCGGCACCGGCGCAGCAAGGACCCAGCGAGGCGAAGGGGAAAGCGAAATCGAAGCAGCATACGGCGGAGATGGAGGAGAGGCAGCCCGTGGACGCCAGAGTGACTGTGGAGTACGACCACCGAGGCGTCGGTGGGGGCTACGTGAGCCGCATGCCGCCGCCGGCAGTCATGAGCTACAACCAGGTGCGCCCGAGCGTGAGCGCGTCCTACTACGCCCCCGCCCCGGCTCCGGCGCCGGCGCCGATGCCGATGGGGAGGCCCGGGCCGTCGCAGGGCTACATCGACGAGCACTACACGCCGTCTTACAGCAGCAGTAGCAACAACTACTACTCCTCCAACCGGTCGCCGGC
This genomic window contains:
- the LOC100191808 gene encoding uncharacterized protein isoform X1, encoding MLVAKLRKSGKQAELWPEQPVQQQEQPAPVPPAESQRQEEPKNNQPAEPGRPSEPAEERGAAADTAEAAAAEPSNPLPSPPEPKPSAGGGEAPNPAAQDSKENASADDVGGGDDTAAAPAPAQQGPSEAKGKAKSKQHTAEMEERQPVDARVTVEYDHRGVGGGYVSRMPPPAVMSYNQVRPSVSASYYAPAPAPAPAPMPMGRPGPSQGYIDEHYTPSYSSSSNNYYSSNRSPAYEPYYYSAPQPAPYSYQYQYQPASSSEDYYYSAPPQRSAFSPPREGYGDMFNDENANSCTVM
- the LOC100191808 gene encoding uncharacterized protein LOC100191808 isoform 2 (isoform 2 is encoded by transcript variant 2), with product MASSEPIECQVVALRVSIHCQGCKKKVKKVLQNISGVYRCEIDARSNKVVATVSTELDPYMLVAKLRKSGKQAELWPEQPVQQQEQPAPVPPAESQRQEEPKNNQPAEPGRPSEPAEERGAAADTAEAAAAEPSNPLPSPPEPKPSAGGGEAPNPAAQDSKENASADDVGGGDDTAAAPAPAQQGPSEAKGKAKSKQHTAEMEERQPVDARVTVEYDHRGVGGGYVSRMPPPAVMSYNQVRPSVSASYYAPAPAPAPAPMPMGRPGPSQGYIDEHYTPSYSSSSNNYYSSNRSPAYEPYYYSAPQPAPYSYQYQYQPASSSEDYYYSAPPQRSAFSPPREGYGDMFNDENANSCTVM
- the LOC100191808 gene encoding uncharacterized protein LOC100191808 isoform 1 (isoform 1 is encoded by transcript variant 1); translated protein: MASSEPIECQVPMFSPLLSLISFPGPDRVPVLVHVCRARNWSSSSACLIPVPAVQPLFLFSSSSSSFCLILLLLSDPSVTVCPVLIQVVALRVSIHCQGCKKKVKKVLQNISGVYRCEIDARSNKVVATVSTELDPYMLVAKLRKSGKQAELWPEQPVQQQEQPAPVPPAESQRQEEPKNNQPAEPGRPSEPAEERGAAADTAEAAAAEPSNPLPSPPEPKPSAGGGEAPNPAAQDSKENASADDVGGGDDTAAAPAPAQQGPSEAKGKAKSKQHTAEMEERQPVDARVTVEYDHRGVGGGYVSRMPPPAVMSYNQVRPSVSASYYAPAPAPAPAPMPMGRPGPSQGYIDEHYTPSYSSSSNNYYSSNRSPAYEPYYYSAPQPAPYSYQYQYQPASSSEDYYYSAPPQRSAFSPPREGYGDMFNDENANSCTVM